Proteins co-encoded in one Gammaproteobacteria bacterium genomic window:
- the sdhC gene encoding succinate dehydrogenase, cytochrome b556 subunit, giving the protein MAVLSSGRLSGVLLVLSIPVLAYLFDRSLADAEGYAEVFALLQGDGARVVLILLAWVFAHHLLAGIRFLLIDLDVGVELRGARASAWAVLAGGVLAMFCAALYLL; this is encoded by the coding sequence ATGGCCGTGCTGTCCTCGGGCCGCCTCAGCGGCGTATTGCTGGTGCTGTCGATACCCGTGCTGGCCTATCTCTTCGACCGCTCGCTGGCGGACGCCGAGGGCTATGCCGAGGTGTTCGCGCTGCTGCAGGGCGACGGCGCGCGCGTCGTCCTGATCCTGCTGGCGTGGGTGTTCGCGCATCATCTGCTGGCCGGGATCCGCTTCCTGCTCATCGACCTCGACGTCGGCGTCGAGCTGCGCGGCGCCCGTGCGAGCGCGTGGGCCGTGCTCGCCGGCGGCGTGCTGGCCATGTTCTGCGCGGCCCTGTATCTGCTATGA
- a CDS encoding SoxR reducing system RseC family protein, with translation MTTCGSCSVQKGCGTSVLAKVLGNRVNRIRVINTIGAKTGEWVVLGLEDGALARSSFAV, from the coding sequence ATGACTACCTGCGGCAGTTGTTCCGTGCAGAAGGGTTGCGGAACCAGCGTCCTCGCCAAGGTGCTGGGTAACCGCGTCAACCGCATCCGCGTGATCAATACGATCGGCGCCAAGACCGGCGAATGGGTCGTGCTGGGCCTCGAGGATGGCGCGCTGGCGCGCAGCTCGTTTGCCGTATAG
- a CDS encoding SoxR reducing system RseC family protein has translation MPLIFLLLGGIGGGLLADGLSWQSKDAATAVCGALGFLLGLVWVRRYGHAVALDPRHQPSLVGFADTAGADEHKIVVEDIVRDYRRKM, from the coding sequence ATGCCGCTGATCTTTCTGCTGCTGGGAGGTATCGGCGGCGGTCTGCTGGCGGACGGCCTCTCGTGGCAATCGAAGGATGCGGCCACGGCCGTGTGCGGTGCGCTGGGCTTCCTGCTGGGCCTGGTCTGGGTGCGTCGGTATGGCCATGCCGTGGCACTGGATCCCCGTCATCAGCCCAGTCTGGTCGGTTTCGCCGATACGGCCGGGGCCGATGAACACAAGATCGTGGTAGAGGACATCGTGCGCGATTACCGGCGCAAGATGTGA
- a CDS encoding DegQ family serine endoprotease produces the protein MSMAMLALLTFATGAGAAVKDLPDFTELVEQSSPAVVNISTTTKIKQEQFRNPHGEAMPDQQPFDDFLRRFFGDRGGDGGGTEEFDEKSLGSGFIISKDGYVLTNNHVIRDADEIVVRLSDRREFVAEVVGSDKNSDVALLKIDADNLPVVKIGSSADLKVGGWVLAIGSPFGFEHSVTAGIVSAKGRSLPNENYVPFIQTDVAINPGNSGGPLFNMDGEVVGINSQIFSRTGGFMGLSFAIPIDIAMSVVDQLRNSGHVTRGWLGILIQDVDRTLAESFGMTKPIGALVARVLPDSPAQKAGIEVGDVIVEFDGKEVESSGALPPMVGVSKIGEKLPLKVIRKGKPLTLKVTISELPEEDELDLAAASGDGDSTRIKRLAITVADLTPEQKQELDGKGGIVVDSIESGPASKAGIRRGDVILQFNNADVGTVEQFKKLVADLPAGKAVPILVQRRGSPIFLALKLDEDAKQ, from the coding sequence ATGAGCATGGCCATGCTGGCGCTGTTGACGTTTGCCACGGGCGCGGGCGCGGCGGTGAAGGACCTGCCCGATTTCACCGAACTGGTGGAGCAGAGCAGTCCGGCGGTGGTCAATATCAGCACCACCACCAAGATCAAGCAGGAGCAGTTCCGCAATCCGCACGGGGAGGCGATGCCCGACCAGCAGCCCTTTGATGATTTCCTGCGGCGCTTCTTCGGCGACCGTGGCGGCGACGGCGGCGGTACCGAGGAATTCGATGAGAAGTCCCTGGGTTCGGGCTTCATCATTTCGAAGGATGGCTACGTCCTCACCAACAATCACGTGATCCGGGACGCGGACGAGATCGTCGTGCGGCTCAGTGACCGGCGCGAGTTCGTCGCCGAGGTGGTGGGCAGCGACAAGAACAGCGACGTCGCCCTGCTCAAGATCGATGCCGACAACCTGCCGGTGGTAAAGATCGGCAGTTCGGCAGACCTCAAGGTGGGCGGCTGGGTGCTGGCGATCGGTTCGCCCTTCGGTTTCGAGCATTCGGTTACCGCCGGCATCGTCAGCGCGAAGGGCAGGAGCCTGCCCAACGAGAACTATGTCCCGTTCATCCAGACCGATGTCGCGATCAACCCCGGTAATTCGGGCGGCCCGTTGTTCAATATGGACGGCGAGGTCGTTGGAATCAACTCCCAGATCTTCAGTCGTACCGGGGGATTCATGGGCCTGTCATTCGCGATTCCGATCGATATCGCGATGAGCGTGGTGGATCAGCTGCGCAACTCGGGACATGTGACGCGCGGGTGGCTGGGGATTCTCATCCAGGACGTGGACCGCACCCTGGCGGAGTCCTTCGGCATGACCAAGCCGATCGGCGCGCTGGTCGCGCGGGTTCTGCCCGACAGCCCGGCGCAGAAGGCGGGCATCGAAGTGGGTGACGTCATCGTCGAGTTCGACGGCAAGGAGGTCGAGAGTTCCGGGGCGCTTCCGCCCATGGTCGGCGTGTCCAAGATCGGGGAGAAGTTGCCGCTCAAGGTCATTCGCAAGGGCAAGCCCCTGACCCTCAAGGTCACCATCAGTGAACTGCCGGAGGAAGACGAGCTCGATCTGGCCGCGGCGAGCGGAGACGGCGACAGCACCCGGATCAAGCGTCTGGCCATCACGGTGGCGGATCTGACCCCGGAACAGAAACAGGAACTGGACGGCAAGGGCGGGATCGTGGTCGATTCGATCGAGAGCGGCCCGGCCTCCAAGGCGGGAATCCGCAGGGGCGATGTCATCCTGCAGTTCAACAACGCCGATGTGGGGACGGTGGAGCAGTTCAAGAAACTGGTGGCCGATCTGCCGGCCGGGAAGGCGGTACCGATCCTGGTGCAGCGTCGGGGCAGCCCCATTTTCCTCGCCCTGAAACTGGATGAGGACGCCAAACAGTAA